The Aspergillus luchuensis IFO 4308 DNA, chromosome 7, nearly complete sequence genome has a segment encoding these proteins:
- a CDS encoding MFS transporter (COG:U;~EggNog:ENOG410Q2XK;~InterPro:IPR020846,IPR001958,IPR011701,IPR036259;~PFAM:PF07690;~TransMembrane:12 (i20-44o64-81i93-113o119-140i152-175o181-200i254-271o291-311i318-335o355-382i403-424o430-450i);~go_function: GO:0022857 - transmembrane transporter activity [Evidence IEA];~go_process: GO:0055085 - transmembrane transport [Evidence IEA]): MTFSDSKGGAWGQQWRSSPLFIVSAMAMALFTDTFLYAFLVPILPYVLENRLGLDVSLTQRVSFALLSETAIAALVTSPFIGHYADRMSSKRILLVGSLLAALFGSIVLALATSTFTLFVGRLIQAIASSFIWVVGYATIADNVQPENLGKTYGVISLVVAAGTSGGPMVAGILFELGGYWVAWSSAFIILILDIILRLLMLEKPDVQGDTEYSSNASVASDPERAPLLSSNPGLEGDMAGWKFYVYILRYRRFVCGVISYLSFAVLVSSFDTTLPLHVRDVFSWGSFPAGMMFFALQGPGILLSPICGWLKDRVGTRWPTTVGFLLLAPVMWVIGMPGDERFPWANEGDRGKIIYAVGVTVVGSVSCLLNGAGTIEATVTIDEVEAKHPGIFGPNGGYSRALSVASMGWTLGAFIGPIISGYIAEQVGYYEMSCVIAIVCLLSGVNTVFNLDSKVHFDRVAEST; the protein is encoded by the exons ATGACTTTCTCCGACTCCAAGGGAGGCGCATGGGGCCAGCAATGGCGGTCATCGCCCCTTTTCATTGTCAGCGCCATGGCGATGGCCTTGTTCACTG ACACCTTTCTCTACGCCTTCCTcgtccccatcctcccctaCGTTCTCGAAAACCGCCTCGGATTAGACGTATCCCTCACCCAGCGCGTGAGTTTCGCTTTGCTGTCAGAAACCGCCATCGCTGCTCTCGTTACAAGCCCTTTCATTGGCCACTATGCCGATCGCATGTCCTCCAAGCGAATCTTGCTCGTTGGATCGCTGTTAGCTGCGTTGTTTGGATCCATAGTTCTGGCCTTGGCGACATCAA CATTCACTCTCTTCGTGGGACGTCTCATTCAAGCGATTgccagctccttcatctggGTGGTTGGATACGCCACGATCGCGGACAATGTGCAACCGGAAAATCTGGGCAAGACATACGGGGTTATTTCTCTGGTCGTAGCAGCAGGTACCTCAGGGGGTCCGATGGTTGCGGGCATTCTTTTCGAACTGGGCGGATACTGGGTAGCATGGTCTAGTGCCTTTATTATCCTTATCCTCGACATTATTCTTCGTCTGCTCATGCTGGAAAAGCCGGACGTCCAAGGCGACACGGAGTATTCTAGCAATGCGAGTGTCGCATCGGACCCTGAACGCGCACCTCTCCTGAGCAGTAATCCCGGCCTCGAGGGCGACATGGCGGGCTGGAAGttttatgtatatattttgCGGTATCGCCGCTTCGTCTGCGGCGTGATCAGCTATCTTTCCTTTGCTGTTCTGGTCTCCAGCTTCGACACtacccttcctcttcatgtTCGCGATGTCTTCAGCTGGGGTAGTTTTCCTGCTGGTATGATGTTTTTCGCCCTGCAAGGTCCCGGGATCCTTCTTAGCCCCATCTGTGGTTGGCTGAAAGATCGGGTCGGGACACGATGGCCTACCACGGTCGGCTTTTTGCTTCTCGCGCCCGTGATGTGGGTGATCGGCATGCCTGGTGACGAGCGATTCCCATGGGCGAATGAGGGCGACCGCGGAAAAATTATCTACGCTGTCGGTGTTACTGTGGTGGGATCAGTGTCCTGTCTGCTGAACGGGGCCGGTACAATCGAAGCTACGG TCACCATTGACGAAGTCGAAGCCAAGCACCCCGGCATCTTTGGCCCCAACGGAGGCTATTCCCGTGCTCTCTCAGTAGCCAGTATGGGATGGACGCTCGGAGCATTCATCGGgcccatcatctccggctATATCGCCGAACAGGTCGGATACTACGAGATGAGCTGCGTTATCG CAATTGTCTGCCTTCTCTCCGGCGTCAACACTGTCTTCAACCTAGACTCGAAAGTCCATTTCGACCGTGTGGCGGAATCCACCTAG
- a CDS encoding FAD-dependent oxidoreductase (COG:S;~EggNog:ENOG410PUFQ;~InterPro:IPR036188,IPR002938;~PFAM:PF01494;~go_function: GO:0071949 - FAD binding [Evidence IEA]) — MMDLGYEATPPPSAGKDWVSFWNFVDRAPPLEAESVPRDILVVGAGIAGIAVALALSKELTPFVPDLRINVYERHDILSTSGGAINLTPVAQRHLDRLGVLDELDKLGPESGTDVDAIQLFSSRSGRSLGAINFTDDNGNGFGGYKGRRVMRIILSLAMLKVVERTKNVNVVFGKKLVRGKESKDKAVLYFQDGTTATGDLVLGCDGVHSNVRTHWVSPEHPSEYTGISFVQTMIDSKDIKAPVHFRSTSMNISRHGSLLASYCDRDHTQIFVAAIVQFREELLSHYKIEPGQDWRRTAAIKDALCQEMRDRFGRSGLPAIRDMVNKADDWMLYPVWQVRPGARWYRNRVILLGDAAHAMPPRDESAAYALDDAILFSRILAKHRYDPLPVAFKAYEDLRRGTVNAAFQVSRRMWEKNRDLGFLEGRLKEWTMPMQVRNGKEAREQAWGFDATKVQLPGPGDSTSSLYSSEKEFL; from the exons ATGATGGATCTTGGGTATGAGGCGACTCCGCCACCTTCCGCTGGAAAGGATTGGGTCAGCTTCTGGAACTTCGTGGACCGAGCTCCCCCTCTCGAAGCCGAATCGGTCCCCCGCGATATTCTGGTCGTGGGTGCCGGCATTGCGGGCATTGCCGTTGCTCTGGCCCTCTCAAAGGAATTGACGCCCTTTGTCCCCGATCTCCGGATCAACGTCTATGAACGGCACGACATCCTTTCCACATCCGGCGGTGCTATCAACCTCACCCCCGTTGCTCAGCGCCATCTGGATCGCTTGGGTGTCCTCGACGAGCTGGACAAGCTGGGACCGGAGTCTGGCACCGATGTAGATGCTATCCAGCTGTTCTCCAGCCGCTCGGGACGCTCCCTCGGCGCCATCAACTTTACTGATGACAATGGAAACGGATTTGGTGGGTATAAGGGCCGCAGAGTGATGCGTATCATCCTGTCCTTGGCCATGTTGAAAGTTGTCGAGCGCACTAAGAACGTCAATGTGGTCTTTGGCAAGAAGCTGGTCCGCGGCAAGGAGTCAAAAGACAAGGCCGTCCTATACTTCCAAGATGGCACAACGGCCACCGGGGACCTCGTTCTTGGTTGCGATGGGGTCCACTCCAACGTCCGCACCCATTGGGTCTCTCCCGAGCACCCGTCCGAGTACACTGGCATCTCATTCGTCCAAACCATGATTGATAGCAAAGACATCAAGGCCCCCGTTCATTTCCGCTCCACCTCGATGAATATTTCCCGTCATGGCTCTTTGCTCGCCAGTTATTGTGACCGAGATCATACTCAAATCTTCGTTGCCGCCATCGTGCAGTTCCGGGAGGAGCTCCTGTCGCACTACAAGATTGAGCCGGGTCAGGACTGGCGGCGCACCGCGGCTATCAAAGATGCCCTTTGCCAAGAGATGCGGGACCGTTTCGGCCGGTCGGGCCTCCCGGCCATCCGGGACATGGTCAACAAGGCCGATGACTGGATGCTCTATCCTGTCTGGCAAGTTCGCCCGGGTGCACGCTGGTACCGTAACCgggtcatcctcctcggtgaCGCGGCGCATGCA ATGCCGCCGCGTGATGAGTCTGCCGCGTACGCGCTAGACGATGCCATTCTCTTCTCGCGCATCCTAGCGAAGCACCGCTACGATCCTCTCCCTGTCGCCTTCAAGGCTTATGAGGATCTGCGGCGGGGAACGGTCAATGCCGCCTTCCAGGTGTCGCGGCGGATGTGGGAGAAGAACCGTGACCTGGGCTTCTTGGAGGGCCGCCTCAAGGAGTGGACCATGCCCATGCAAGTCCGCAACGGCAAGGAAGCTCGCGAACAGGCGTGGGGCTTTGATGCGACCAAGGTGCAGCTCCCGGGACCGGGAGACTCGACCTCGTCGCTGTATTCATCTGAAAAGGAGTTCCTATAG
- a CDS encoding uncharacterized protein (COG:S;~EggNog:ENOG410PU4H;~SECRETED:SignalP(1-19)): protein MAFLATFISLLTLVTPALSATNCSTGAFTVMSIRSGTFIQNLPLTAADTNFYLGGTTSTACPEDVAEYDACPPGDETVIDYSNYLSSGYVQEIYVDPTGALKFVEAHTTYMDPGASTSTFCYTPGTSYGQWTYTGLGATGFMACPLDEDEEVNGGAWQVFAAMKNATVPSGNVSDCLQFEALAYPWVSNGSSIAAWQYD, encoded by the exons ATGGCTTTCCTAGCTACCTttatctccctcctcacacTCGTCACCCCTGCCCTCTCCGCCACGAACTGCAGCACCGGCGCCTTCACCGTCATGTCCATCCGCTCTGGCACTTTCATCCAAAACCTCCCCCTGACCGCTGCCGACACCAACTTCTACCTAGGAGGCACGACCTCCACCGCATGCCCGGAGGACGTAGCTGAGTACGATGCATGCCCACCAGGAGATGAAACCGTGATCGACTACAGCAACTACCTG AGTTCCGGGTACGTCCAAGAAATCTACGTCGATCCCACCGGCGCATTGAAGTTTGTCGAAGCGCACACGACATACATGGACCCTGGTGCGTCGACGAGCACGTTCTGCTACACGCCAGGTACGAGCTATGGACAATGGACGTATACAGGCCTCGGGGCGACGGGGTTCATGGCTTGTCcgttggatgaggatgaggaggtgaacGGGGGTGCGTGGCAGGTCTTTGCGGCCATGAAGAATGCGACGGTGCCGTCGGGGAATGTGAGTGATTGCTTGCAGTTTGAGGCTCTTGCCTACCCGTGGGTGTCGAATGGGAGTTCGATTGCGGCGTGGCagtatgattga
- a CDS encoding uncharacterized protein (COG:G;~EggNog:ENOG410PVCS;~InterPro:IPR020846,IPR005828,IPR036259;~TransMembrane:5 (o6-25i32-53o73-99i111-130o142-161i);~go_component: GO:0016021 - integral component of membrane [Evidence IEA];~go_function: GO:0022857 - transmembrane transporter activity [Evidence IEA];~go_process: GO:0055085 - transmembrane transport [Evidence IEA]) has protein sequence MLANGIGSSLFLVASFSLTIMIDRYGRRKPLIIGPSLMGICMIVVGMLLVGYGSPHFDAESQQLKYSFANLNAGNAAVAFVFLYMISFGSTCAALPWTYQNEVFPVSARGRGTALSACINWFANFWLGLYMPEALNKAAWKIYFVFGGICIATSFVTYLFYPETAQRSLEELDLLFTPNRRKLVCFDWEACQKGSLLHRDFEGVEVAQQLETALVMGGIQKTV, from the coding sequence ATGCTAGCGAACGGCATCggatcttccctcttcctagTTGCCTCCTTTTCGCTCACCATCATGATCGACCGATACGGTCGACGGAAGCCACTAATTATCGGCCCAAGCCTCATGGGCATCTGCATGATTGTTGTTGGCATGTTACTAGTTGGCTACGGCTCGCCGCATTTCGATGCTGAATCCCAGCAGTTGAAATACAGTTTTGCGAACCTCAATGCCGGCAATGCTGCTGTGGCATTTGTGTTTCTATACATGATTTCTTTTGGATCGACGTGCGCTGCGTTGCCCTGGACTTATCAGAATGAGGTGTTCCCTGTCTCGgcaaggggaagagggactgCACTTTCTGCCTGCATTAATTGGTTTGCGAATTTTTGGCTCGGTTTATATATGCCTGAAGCGTTAAATAAGGCTGCGTGGAAGATATACTTCGTTTTCGGGGGTATTTGCATCGCGACTTCTTTTGTTACGTATTTGTTCTATCCGGAGACTGCGCAGCGGTCGCTAGAGGAGCTTGATTTGTTGTTCACGCCCAATCGGCGTAAGCTGGTTTGTTTTGACTGGGAGGCATGTCAGAAGGGGTCATTGCTGCATCGTGATTTCGAGGGCGTTGAGGTGGCACAGCAGCTGGAGACTGCGCTAGTCATGGGAGGGATTCAGAAGACAGTGTGA
- a CDS encoding uncharacterized protein (COG:G;~EggNog:ENOG410PVCS;~InterPro:IPR020846,IPR005828,IPR036259;~TransMembrane:3 (o20-39i51-73o79-99i);~go_component: GO:0016021 - integral component of membrane [Evidence IEA];~go_function: GO:0022857 - transmembrane transporter activity [Evidence IEA];~go_process: GO:0055085 - transmembrane transport [Evidence IEA]), whose amino-acid sequence MGVTLRSGLYYALPPSIAGFAYGWEIASMSGILTMPQFLSYFHTPSAYRQGVMAAALQAGEFGGSLLIGFFLADRFGRRYTLLICVAIYLIGQAVVVAAQNQAMFIAGRLVNGLGAGGLFQSISL is encoded by the coding sequence ATGGGTGTAACCCTGCGATCGGGGCTGTATTACGCCCTGCCACCATCAATAGCGGGCTTCGCCTACGGATGGGAGATTGCGTCCATGAGCGGCATCTTAACGATGCCGCAGTTTCTTTCCTACTTTCATACGCCATCAGCTTACCGACAAGGTGTCATGGCAGCGGCTCTTCAGGCTGGCGAGTTTGGGGGTTCGCTACTGATTGGGTTCTTTCTTGCTGACCGATTCGGCCGTCGATACACGCTTCTCATTTGTGTAGCTATTTATCTGATCGGGCAGGCAGTTGTTGTCGCTGCACAAAACCAAGCCATGTTTATCGCGGGCCGACTTGTCAATGGACTCGGAGCTGGTGGCCTATTCCAATCTATTTCTCTGTAA